Proteins encoded by one window of Methanosphaera sp. WGK6:
- a CDS encoding type II toxin-antitoxin system CcdA family antitoxin, with protein MKKKNVKLTIDPNILLLYRQLTSNMSQDIENYMKQKIKNEYNIRRTREQKTTQTKLEKLMKEKLDLAYKK; from the coding sequence ATGAAAAAGAAAAATGTAAAACTAACAATAGATCCAAACATACTATTGTTATACAGACAACTAACAAGTAACATGTCACAAGATATAGAAAACTACATGAAACAAAAAATCAAGAATGAATACAACATTCGAAGAACTAGAGAACAAAAAACAACACAAACTAAATTAGAAAAACTAATGAAAGAAAAATTAGACCTAGCATATAAAAAAT